In Candidatus Electrothrix scaldis, the genomic window TATATCAGAGTCGTTTTGCTCAGCGTAAAAAATTAAGAAGTGTCTGGGCTTGTAATATAGGAGGAACGTCGTATATGTGGTTTGTACCACGGTCTCTGTGAGAGGGAAGAGATGAGAGTAACCTCACCTCTTCTTTATGGGATATCGATACTATATTAAGCACATTTTTCGCATACTTTTTTGCATGTTTTTTGCGTATGAAACTGTTCCTTACCTGCATTACATACCGGGCAGTCCCAGCTCTCAGGAAGATCATTCCATTCTG contains:
- a CDS encoding rubredoxin; translation: MDILKCSMCGYTYNPEVGDEENGVQCGTEWNDLPESWDCPVCNAGKEQFHTQKTCKKVCEKCA